From a region of the Capricornis sumatraensis isolate serow.1 chromosome 22, serow.2, whole genome shotgun sequence genome:
- the LOC138069301 gene encoding putative olfactory receptor 2B8: MEQKNGSSFTGFILLGFSDRPQLELVLFVVLLIFYIFTLLGNTTIIALSYLDPCLHTPMYFFLSNLSFLDMCYTTSIVPQFLVNLSGADKSISFGGCVVQMYISLALGCTECILLGVMALDRYAAVCRPLHYTVIMHPRLCALMASASWVTGFAISLLQTVLTFLLPLCGRNKLDHFLCEMPPFLKLACVDTTMNVYMTFFASVIILLTPVSLIMFSYGRIVRAVLRIKSTAGRRKAFGTCGSHLTVVSLFFGTAFYVYYQPSSKNSQDQDKFMSLFYTVIIPMTNPLIYTLRNRDVKGAMKKVLWKASDSR, translated from the coding sequence atggaacagaaaaatGGAAGTTCTTTCACTGGGTTTATCCTACTAGGTTTCTCTGACAGGCCTCAACTTGAGCTCGTCCTCTTTGTGGTCCTTTTGATCTTCTACATCTTCACTTTGCTGGGAAACACAACCATCATTGCATTGTCCTACTTGGACCCATGTCTTCACACCCCAATGTACTTTTTCCTGTCTAACCTGAGCTTTCTGGACATGTGCTACACCACCAGCATCGTTCCCCAGTTCCTGGTTAATCTCAGTGGAGCAGACAAATCCATCTCCTTTGGTGGCTGTGTAGTTCAAATGTATATCTCTCTGGCATTGGGATGTACAGAATGTATTCTCCTAGGAGTTATGGCATTGGACCGCTATGCAGCTGTTTGCAGGCCCCTTCACTACACAGTAATCATGCATCCTCGTCTGTGTGCCCTGATGGCTTCTGCTTCGTGGGTCACTGGTTTTGCCATCTCCTTATTGCAGACAGTGCTCACCTTCCTTTTACCACTTTGTGGGAGAAATAAATTAGACCACTTCCTTTGTGAGATGCCTCCTTTTCTCAAACTTGCCTGTGTTGACACCACCATGAATGTGTATATGACCTTTTTTGCCAGTGTCATCATTCTTCTCACACCTGTTTCATTAATCATGTTCTCCTATGGTCGGATTGTCAGGGCGGTCTTAAGAATAAAGTCCACTGCAGGGCGGAGAAAAGCATTTGGCACGTGTGGATCGCACCTCACGGTGGTCTCCCTGTTCTTTGGCACAGCCTTCTATGTATATTATCAGCCCAGCAGCAAAAACTCCCAGGATCAGGACAAGTTCATGTCTCTCTTCTACACTGTCATTATCCCCATGACCAACCCCCTCATATATACGCTGAGGAACAGGGATGTGAAGGGAGCGATGAAGAAGGTGCTTTGGAAGGCCTCTGACTCCAGATGA